The following are encoded in a window of Lynx canadensis isolate LIC74 chromosome B1, mLynCan4.pri.v2, whole genome shotgun sequence genomic DNA:
- the TMEM33 gene encoding transmembrane protein 33 isoform X2, with the protein MAETAPNGPQGAGAVQFMMTNKLDTAMWLSRLFTVYCSALFVLPLLGLHEAASFYQRALLANALTSALRLHQRLPHFQLSRAFLAQALLEDSCHYLLYSLIFVNSYPVTMSIFPVLLFSLLHAATYTKKVLDAKGSNSLPLLRSILDKLSANQQNILKFIACNEIFLMPATVFMLFSGQGSLLQPFIYYRFLTLRYSSRRNPYCRTLFNELRIVVEHVIMKPACPLFVRRLCLQSIAFISRLAPTA; encoded by the exons ATGGCAGAAACGGCCCCGAACGGCCCCCAAGGGGCGGGCGCAGTG caaTTCATGATGACCAATAAACTGGACACGGCCATGTGGCTTTCTCGATTGTTCACAGTTTACTGCTCTGCCTTGTTTGTTCTGCCACTTCTTGG GTTGCACGAAGCTGCAAGCTTTTACCAGCGTGCTTTACTGGCAAATGCTCTTACTAGTGCTCTGAGACTGCACCAGAGATTACCACATTTCCAGTTAAGCAGAGCATTCCTGGCCCAGGCTTTATTGGAAGACAGCTGCCACTACCTGTTGTACTCACTCATCTTTGTCAATTCCTACCCGGTTACAA tgagtatttttcctgtgttgttattCTCCTTGCTTCATGCTGCCACATATACGAAAAAGGTCCTTGAT GCGAAGGGTTCAAATAGTTTACCTTTGCTGAGATCTATCTTGGATAAACTAAGTGCTAATCAACAGAATATTCTGAAATTCATTGCTTGTAATGAAATATTCTTGATGCCTGCTAcagtttttatgctttttag tgGACAAGGGAGTTTGCTCCAGCCTTTTATCTACTATAGATTTCTTACTCTTCGGTATTCCTCTCGAAGAAATCCATATTGTCG GACCTTGTTCAATGAACTGAGGATTGTTGTTGAACATGTGATAATGAAACCTGCTTGCCCACTGTTTGTGAGAAGACTTTGTCTCCAGAGTATTGCTTTTATAAGCAGACTGGCACCAACA GCTTGA
- the TMEM33 gene encoding transmembrane protein 33 isoform X1: MAETAPNGPQGAGAVQFMMTNKLDTAMWLSRLFTVYCSALFVLPLLGLHEAASFYQRALLANALTSALRLHQRLPHFQLSRAFLAQALLEDSCHYLLYSLIFVNSYPVTMSIFPVLLFSLLHAATYTKKVLDAKGSNSLPLLRSILDKLSANQQNILKFIACNEIFLMPATVFMLFSGQGSLLQPFIYYRFLTLRYSSRRNPYCRTLFNELRIVVEHVIMKPACPLFVRRLCLQSIAFISRLAPTVA; this comes from the exons ATGGCAGAAACGGCCCCGAACGGCCCCCAAGGGGCGGGCGCAGTG caaTTCATGATGACCAATAAACTGGACACGGCCATGTGGCTTTCTCGATTGTTCACAGTTTACTGCTCTGCCTTGTTTGTTCTGCCACTTCTTGG GTTGCACGAAGCTGCAAGCTTTTACCAGCGTGCTTTACTGGCAAATGCTCTTACTAGTGCTCTGAGACTGCACCAGAGATTACCACATTTCCAGTTAAGCAGAGCATTCCTGGCCCAGGCTTTATTGGAAGACAGCTGCCACTACCTGTTGTACTCACTCATCTTTGTCAATTCCTACCCGGTTACAA tgagtatttttcctgtgttgttattCTCCTTGCTTCATGCTGCCACATATACGAAAAAGGTCCTTGAT GCGAAGGGTTCAAATAGTTTACCTTTGCTGAGATCTATCTTGGATAAACTAAGTGCTAATCAACAGAATATTCTGAAATTCATTGCTTGTAATGAAATATTCTTGATGCCTGCTAcagtttttatgctttttag tgGACAAGGGAGTTTGCTCCAGCCTTTTATCTACTATAGATTTCTTACTCTTCGGTATTCCTCTCGAAGAAATCCATATTGTCG GACCTTGTTCAATGAACTGAGGATTGTTGTTGAACATGTGATAATGAAACCTGCTTGCCCACTGTTTGTGAGAAGACTTTGTCTCCAGAGTATTGCTTTTATAAGCAGACTGGCACCAACAGTTGCGTAG